Sequence from the Kineosporia succinea genome:
GTCTTCTCGGCCTCTTCGGGGGTGGGCCAGGCCGTGGGGGGTTCGTCGCCCCAGCCGGCGATGATCTCGGCGAAGCGGGCGTCGACGTCGAGATTCGGGGCGCCCTCGGCGGGGGGCCCGGCCGCCACCGGGGGAGCGGAGGGGATCGGTGCCGCGGGCGTGACGGGGACCGGGGCGCCGGTGGTGGCGGGCCCGGCCTGCTCGGTCTGGCCCGGGCGGGAGGACTGGTCCTCGGGGTCGGCGGCGTTCGTGCGGCCGGTCTTGGGGGCTTGCTCAGGCGGGCCCTGGCGTTCGGTCTGGCCCTGCCGCTCGGTCTGACCCTTGAGGTCGGCCGGGTTCGCGTGGTCGGGCTGGGGCTTGCGCTCGGCCGGGCTCTGGCGGGCGGCCTGGTCGTCGAGGTCGGCCGGAGTGTCGGTCTTGCCCTCGCGCTCGGCCGGGGCCGGGGTCCGCCCCGGTCCGGATGCCGCGGCCGGCTCGGAGGACTCGGTGCCGGGCGCTGCGCTGGGCAGGGTGCCGGACTCGGTGTCGCGGTCGGACGGGTCGCCGGCGGTGCTCATCGGGCGTCCTCCGTCAGGTTCGCACTGGCCGTGCTCTGCGTCGCCACGGCACCACTGTCCCGCAGGATCGGCCCGCGTGCGCGCGAAGGGCTCACCCGGGCGGGTCCTGCCTGGTCGGGCCGGTGGCCCCGGGCGGCCGCGACCAGGCGCGTCCCGATCGCCGCCCGACGATCAGGAACGTGCGCCGCCGAGGTGGAGCGGAAACAGTTCGTGGACGGGCTCACCCGCGTCGTCAGAAACGGACTCACCGGCGTCCTCACGGACGTACCGACCGGCGTCCTCACGGACGTACCGACCGGCGTCCTCACGGACGTACCGACCGGCGTCCTCACGGACGGGCCGACCCGCGTCCTCACGGACGCGCCGGAGTGCGTCAGCCACGTGATGGGTCTGGTGTGTGTCAGCCGGGCGGTCGGATCGGTCCGCGTCGGACGGGCCGCCGGGCTGGTTCGCGTCAGCGGCGCCGCGGCGGACTGCGCCTCGAGCGCCGCCGGGTCGGATCGCGGGTCGTGCGCCAGCGGGTTGATGAGAATCACTCCGTCCACCCCCGGAACCGGCCCGGGACTCCTCGCCCGGCGCTGCCGCCGGGCCTGATCGACTGCTCCCACGGCCCCGCCGGTCGCGTTCGGCCGTACCCGCCTCCGGGCCGGGGTCCTGGCCGCTCTGTCGCCAACCGGAGGGCCGCACGGGGCATTCCCCGTAGCCTTCCCCACCGCGAAAAGGACCGCCAAGACTGCCCTCTGGGGACATCAGCGCAGGTGGGAGAGTAGGTGGGCAGGGCCGACGGCTCGCCCGGACGACGCACGGTCACGGCGGCTCCCTCGTCGGTCGACGGCCAGATCGCCATCGTGACACGGACGCGGAGACTTATCGAGTGGCTTGCGCGATCCGCGAACACCGGGCGAACACGAGTGGGTTGTGACCGTTCACGTCAAGTGCGGCTCGTCTGCCGACAGGCTGACAGGAACCCGGCGAACCGGACTTGACGATCGGGCATCTTGGCGGTCGGGGGCGCGACAATGGATAGTGTGCGTCGGCCGGGCGAGGCGTCCCCGGCCGACCGGGTCGTGGTGGCCCGGTGCGCACACGCGCGCTGGCACGCGGTCAAAGGAGGTGGCGATGCTCTACTGGCTGCTGCGGCGCGTTCTTCTCGGACCTCTGATCCGAACGTTGTACAAGCCGTGGGTCAAGGGTCTCGAGAACATCCCGAAGAAGGGGCCGGTCATCCTGGCCTCCAATCACCTGTCGTTCTCGGACCATTTCTTCCTGCCCCTGCACGTGAACCGCAAGATCACCTTCCTGGCGAAGGCCGAGTACTTCAACGGCCGCGGCATCAAGGGCCGTCTCACAGCGGCGTTCTTCCGGGGCGTGGGGCAGATCCCGATCGAGCGGTCCGGCGGCCGGGCGTCCGAGGCGGCGCTGGGCACGGGCATGAAGGTGCTGAGCAAGGGCGAGCTGCTGGGGATCTACCCGGAGGGCACCCGCTCGCCCGACGGCCGGCTCTACCGCGGCCGCACCGGTGTGGCCCGGATGGCGCTGGAGTCGGGCATCCCGGTGATCCCGGTGGCGATGATCAAGACGTTCGAGGTGCAGCCCCCCGGCAAGCTGATCCCGCGACTGCTGCCCAAGGGCGAGGTCGGCGTGGTGATCGGTGAGCCCCTGGACTTCTCCCGGTACGAGGGCATGGCCACCGACCGGTTCGTGCTGCGCTCGGTGACCGACGAGATCATGTACCAGCTGATGGTGCTGTCCGACCAGGAGTACGTGGACATCTACGCCGCCACCATGAAAGAGCGGCTGGCGGCGGCGAAGCGCAGCGGGGCCGACACCGGACTGCCCTCCGGTCACGCGGAGCTGGCCGTGACCCCGGGCGGTCACGCCGAGAAGGCTGCGGAGAAGGGCGCCGACAAGGCCCCGGACAAGGCGTCCCCGAAGGACAGGGCGAAGGACAAGGCCGCCCCGAAGGACAAGGCCGCCCCCAAGGACAAGGCCGTTCCGGACGACGCCAAGGACCAGAACGAGGCGGAGAAGGACGGCAACGCGGCCTGAGCGCCACGACGCGGAGCGAAGGGCGGATCGGCCCGGCCCCGGCGAACGACCGCCGGTGACCGTGCTGGTCCGCCCTTCGTTCGTCCCGGCCGCAAATCCTGCGGCCCCGACCCGCGTCCGTACGAAATCCGGCAACCACCGAAAGGGCTTGCGCCGCCCCCGTACTCTTGTGCCCGTGAGCGCCCCACTGCATCCCATCACCAGTGCCGACCTCTACCCGACGAGCACTCCGGACACGGCGGCCGCGGCTCTCGAGGCCGGTCTCGACGTCTGGCGTGACCTTCCCGCCGCGCAGCAGCCCGAGTGGCCTGACCGCGCCGAGCTCGAGGCCGTGGCCGCCGAGCTCGCCTCGGTGCCGCCGCTGGTGTTCGCGGGGGAGTGCGACCTGCTGCGCGGGCAGCTGGCCGCCGCGGCGCGGGGCGAGGCGTTTCTGCTCCAGGGCGGTGACTGCGCCGAGACCTTCGCCGAGGCCACGGCCGACCGCATCCGCAACAAGATCAAGACGATGCTGCAGATGGCCGTCGTCCTGACCTACGGCGCGAGCATGCCGGTGATCAAGCTGGGCCGGATGGCCGGGCAGTACTCCAAGCCGCGCAGCAGCACGCAGGAGACGCGTCAGGGCGTCACGCTCCCCGCCTACCGTGGCGACGCGATCAACGGCTTCCCGTTCGAGGAGGCCTCGCGCACGCCCGACCCGAAGCGGCTGCTGAAGGCGTACCACACGTCCAGTTCCACCCTGAACCTGATCCGTGCCTTCACCAAGGGCGGCTTCGCCGACCTGCGCCAGGTGCACGAGTGGAACCGGGGCTTCGTCAGCAGCCCGGCCAACGCCCGCTACGAGGCGATGGCGCGTGACATCGACCGCGCGATGAAGTTCATGATCGCGGCCGGCGGCGACACCGACGCGCTGCGCACCGTCGACTTCTGGTCCAGCCACGAGGGTCTGCTGCTCGACTACGAGCGCGCCCTCACCCGCATCGACTCGCGCACCGGCACGCCCTACAACGTGTCCGCGCACTTCGTCTGGATCGGCGAGCGCACCCGTCAGCTCGACGGTGCCCACGTCGACCTGATGTCGCGGGTGCGCAACCCGATCGGCGTCAAGATCGGCCCGACCACCACCCCCGACGACCTGATGAAGCTCGTCGACAAGCTCGACCCCGAGCGCGAGCCGGGTCGTCTGACGCTGGTGAGCCGGATGGGCGCGGGCAAGATCCGGGGCAACCTGCCGGCGCTGGCCGAGACCACGAAGAAGGAGGGTCTGCCCGCCCTCTGGATCTGCGACCCGATGCACGGCAACACCTTCGAGTCGGCGTCCGGCTTCAAGACCCGCCGCTTCGACGACGTGATGGACGAGGTGCGCGGCTTCTTCGAGGTGCACAACGCCGTCGGCACCGTGCCCGGTGGTCTGCACGTCGAGCTCACGGGCGACG
This genomic interval carries:
- a CDS encoding lysophospholipid acyltransferase family protein; protein product: MLYWLLRRVLLGPLIRTLYKPWVKGLENIPKKGPVILASNHLSFSDHFFLPLHVNRKITFLAKAEYFNGRGIKGRLTAAFFRGVGQIPIERSGGRASEAALGTGMKVLSKGELLGIYPEGTRSPDGRLYRGRTGVARMALESGIPVIPVAMIKTFEVQPPGKLIPRLLPKGEVGVVIGEPLDFSRYEGMATDRFVLRSVTDEIMYQLMVLSDQEYVDIYAATMKERLAAAKRSGADTGLPSGHAELAVTPGGHAEKAAEKGADKAPDKASPKDRAKDKAAPKDKAAPKDKAVPDDAKDQNEAEKDGNAA
- a CDS encoding class II 3-deoxy-7-phosphoheptulonate synthase, translating into MTSADLYPTSTPDTAAAALEAGLDVWRDLPAAQQPEWPDRAELEAVAAELASVPPLVFAGECDLLRGQLAAAARGEAFLLQGGDCAETFAEATADRIRNKIKTMLQMAVVLTYGASMPVIKLGRMAGQYSKPRSSTQETRQGVTLPAYRGDAINGFPFEEASRTPDPKRLLKAYHTSSSTLNLIRAFTKGGFADLRQVHEWNRGFVSSPANARYEAMARDIDRAMKFMIAAGGDTDALRTVDFWSSHEGLLLDYERALTRIDSRTGTPYNVSAHFVWIGERTRQLDGAHVDLMSRVRNPIGVKIGPTTTPDDLMKLVDKLDPEREPGRLTLVSRMGAGKIRGNLPALAETTKKEGLPALWICDPMHGNTFESASGFKTRRFDDVMDEVRGFFEVHNAVGTVPGGLHVELTGDDVTECMGGAEHIDDADLATRYETLCDPRLNHQQSLEMAFLVAEMLTGR